One Fusobacterium ulcerans DNA segment encodes these proteins:
- a CDS encoding ABC transporter substrate-binding protein — protein sequence MFKRLLLFLVILSNISFGKAPQRAVSASQFTTEILLAIGAEEQVAGTAFMDNEILPELKEKYEKIPVLSSKYPSKEVFYSVNPDFVTGWKSLSMPNNLGSVEELNGNGVEVFFMKSLESNNIDDVFDDILEFGRIFDKKNNAQKIVANMKNELEQIKEKLPKEKVTVLPYDGGESAPFVVGGGGIGNTIIELAGGENIFKDIRGSFGNGTWEKVLMADPEIILIIDYGDNTVDKKIEYLKEKSPIKDIDAVKNERFAVIRLGDISAGIRNVNAVKKLAKEFHNVEI from the coding sequence ATGTTTAAAAGATTACTTCTATTTTTGGTTATTCTGAGCAATATCAGTTTTGGAAAAGCACCTCAAAGAGCTGTATCAGCTTCACAATTTACTACAGAGATACTTCTTGCTATTGGAGCAGAGGAACAAGTGGCAGGAACGGCATTTATGGATAATGAAATACTTCCTGAACTGAAAGAAAAATATGAAAAGATACCTGTTCTATCTTCTAAATATCCGAGCAAGGAAGTTTTTTATTCAGTAAATCCAGATTTTGTAACAGGGTGGAAATCTCTTAGTATGCCCAATAATCTAGGAAGTGTAGAGGAGTTAAATGGAAATGGAGTAGAAGTATTTTTCATGAAATCATTGGAAAGTAATAATATAGATGATGTATTTGATGATATATTGGAATTTGGCAGGATATTTGATAAGAAAAATAATGCTCAGAAAATAGTTGCAAATATGAAAAATGAACTTGAACAGATCAAGGAAAAACTTCCAAAAGAGAAAGTAACGGTACTTCCATATGATGGAGGAGAAAGTGCTCCCTTTGTTGTTGGTGGGGGAGGAATAGGAAATACCATCATTGAGCTGGCTGGAGGAGAAAATATATTTAAAGATATCAGAGGAAGCTTTGGAAATGGTACATGGGAAAAAGTGTTGATGGCAGATCCTGAAATTATACTGATAATAGATTATGGTGATAATACTGTTGATAAAAAGATAGAATATTTAAAGGAGAAATCTCCTATAAAAGATATTGATGCTGTAAAAAACGAGAGATTTGCAGTGATAAGATTGGGAGATATATCAGCAGGAATAAGAAATGTAAATGCAGTAAAAAAACTTGCAAAAGAGTTTCATAATGTGGAAATTTAG